A single Candidatus Aegiribacteria sp. DNA region contains:
- a CDS encoding 6-bladed beta-propeller gives MISILFCLSCGDECDDQDVSIMPIDTLYIADSIGVEMGDSNYVFGSISDFDYAPDGRILILDGIQCCIFVYSRSGEFIKRIGRTGSGPGEMQFPSMLEVLGNGTLCVKDQPFWYIYDPEGIFISSIHLGRSVPMSMISVGTEGVVGIRNRMDFLETGELQVTKRIALWNGIIPDSIETVYFEQEFLLNLEDTPNNVYRMDLFSAISTAGEDRVYVAPSPTDTPVIYCYRFDGSIADTLYLPYDEVPKSLSEIEEEKFLIELVYSQGTDMTMVWEPLPNRPMIRCMGVDSLDYLWVQRGTELSPTFDIFDNRGNLLYTAGLPDREDAYNWRFDISPGGIIAVPEDPEFYPLLYTIDQKSATH, from the coding sequence ATGATATCAATTCTATTCTGTCTTTCATGCGGCGATGAATGTGATGATCAGGATGTAAGCATTATGCCCATTGATACGCTGTACATTGCGGATTCCATAGGTGTCGAAATGGGCGACAGCAACTACGTTTTCGGCTCCATAAGCGACTTCGATTATGCGCCGGACGGAAGAATTCTGATTCTGGACGGTATTCAGTGCTGCATATTTGTTTATTCCCGATCGGGTGAATTCATCAAGCGGATCGGCAGAACGGGTTCCGGTCCCGGAGAAATGCAGTTTCCGTCTATGCTTGAAGTCCTTGGAAACGGCACCCTCTGCGTAAAAGATCAGCCTTTCTGGTATATCTACGATCCCGAAGGGATTTTCATCAGTTCAATTCATCTGGGACGAAGCGTTCCTATGAGCATGATTTCAGTGGGTACTGAAGGTGTTGTCGGAATCCGGAACAGGATGGACTTTCTGGAAACAGGAGAACTGCAAGTGACTAAACGTATAGCTCTTTGGAATGGAATAATCCCTGACAGCATTGAAACAGTCTATTTTGAGCAGGAATTTCTGCTTAATCTGGAGGACACTCCAAATAATGTTTATAGAATGGATCTCTTTTCAGCAATATCCACCGCCGGAGAGGATAGGGTATACGTGGCGCCCTCTCCCACTGATACGCCTGTTATCTACTGCTATCGGTTCGATGGTTCAATAGCAGATACTCTATACCTTCCTTATGATGAAGTCCCGAAATCTCTTTCTGAAATCGAGGAAGAGAAATTTCTTATCGAACTGGTTTACAGTCAGGGCACTGATATGACAATGGTCTGGGAACCGCTGCCGAACCGCCCAATGATACGCTGCATGGGAGTTGACAGTCTGGACTATTTATGGGTTCAGAGGGGAACGGAGCTTTCGCCAACTTTCGATATTTTCGATAACCGGGGCAATCTTCTGTATACTGCAGGTCTGCCTGACAGAGAAGATGCTTACAACTGGAGATTTGATATATCACCGGGCGGGATCATAGCTGTTCCTGAGGATCCTGAATTTTACCCTTTGCTTTACACCATTGATCAAAAGAGTGCCACCCACTAA
- a CDS encoding T9SS type A sorting domain-containing protein: MILMIIAVALLGDVYDDITVTRNPDPNYVAGTYEEWLEDQPDFQPFFARTIMGSDGAEFLLVFENGLTDSLEAGVLEQWTADIASQGLSWEVVEVTYSTPEDLKSYLTDKYNDGLEGAVLVGILPTAWVMLENSFGGNEHFPCDYFLMDLDGTWEDLWVGYPSSGVPGSDGKYDTFSGSLDPEIYTGRIKVDNLNALGDPIEMLNDYIERNHVWRMNGGPDPLTALLYVDDDWAGWSGLQASMQHLYPNTILVNDIYGTNGTDYLETRLPDAYVWISPFVHSSPNTHYWAQGPSTNWDEIVPANPQAHFYNLFACSNARFTTTRCMGAVYAFCTSAGLASVGSTKTGSMMQFTQFYYPMGQGASIGEAYKDWWDYIATNGLSQDERSWHLGMVLLGDPSLMPAMHMLGIEDQSTETNTSSGLIIAENPCQSELVLTYAEAQQGTVELYDTSGRLVASGTLEDSSCTLSLSSIQTGFYIVKVTAAGISAQTSVVILR; encoded by the coding sequence ATGATTCTGATGATTATAGCTGTGGCTCTTCTGGGTGATGTTTACGACGATATTACCGTGACCAGAAACCCTGATCCAAATTATGTGGCGGGAACGTACGAAGAGTGGCTAGAGGATCAGCCCGATTTCCAGCCGTTCTTCGCAAGAACCATTATGGGAAGCGATGGAGCGGAGTTTCTGCTGGTATTCGAGAATGGACTTACCGACAGTCTTGAGGCTGGAGTCCTCGAACAGTGGACCGCTGATATCGCGTCCCAGGGGCTTTCATGGGAGGTAGTGGAGGTTACCTACAGTACACCGGAGGATCTCAAGAGTTACCTTACGGATAAGTACAACGATGGACTGGAGGGCGCGGTTCTGGTGGGGATTCTCCCCACTGCCTGGGTCATGCTTGAGAACTCATTCGGAGGTAATGAGCACTTCCCTTGTGATTATTTCCTGATGGATCTTGATGGAACATGGGAAGATCTTTGGGTGGGTTATCCCTCAAGCGGTGTTCCCGGATCGGATGGAAAATACGATACTTTCAGCGGAAGTCTGGATCCGGAGATATATACCGGACGGATCAAGGTGGACAATCTCAATGCGCTTGGTGATCCCATCGAGATGCTTAATGACTACATCGAGCGGAACCATGTCTGGCGGATGAACGGAGGTCCCGACCCTCTGACTGCTCTATTGTATGTGGATGATGACTGGGCAGGCTGGTCTGGTCTGCAGGCTTCAATGCAGCACCTCTATCCCAACACGATACTGGTAAACGATATTTACGGAACCAACGGAACTGATTATCTGGAGACCAGGCTTCCGGATGCCTACGTTTGGATAAGCCCCTTTGTACATTCGAGTCCGAATACTCATTACTGGGCACAGGGTCCCTCCACCAACTGGGACGAGATCGTACCTGCCAACCCACAGGCGCATTTCTATAACCTGTTCGCATGTTCAAATGCCCGTTTTACAACTACTCGCTGCATGGGAGCGGTTTACGCATTCTGTACGTCCGCAGGACTTGCTTCCGTTGGCAGCACCAAGACGGGTTCCATGATGCAGTTCACCCAGTTCTACTATCCTATGGGACAAGGAGCATCGATAGGTGAAGCATACAAAGACTGGTGGGACTACATCGCTACCAACGGTCTGTCCCAGGATGAGAGATCATGGCATCTGGGTATGGTCCTTCTGGGTGATCCATCATTGATGCCTGCAATGCACATGCTGGGCATTGAGGATCAGAGTACTGAGACCAATACGTCATCAGGATTGATAATTGCGGAAAACCCCTGTCAGTCGGAACTGGTTCTGACATATGCTGAAGCACAGCAGGGTACAGTGGAACTGTATGATACTTCCGGAAGGCTTGTGGCATCCGGTACACTTGAAGATTCATCCTGCACGCTGTCTTTATCATCAATCCAGACGGGATTTTACATTGTGAAAGTTACAGCAGCAGGCATATCAGCACAGACATCGGTAGTTATCCTCAGATAG
- a CDS encoding RNA methyltransferase: MEGSRFVADYLRSNEPKWIILSEEATSASRAVANDASEAGIDVLEIPPKFFSEISDTAHSQGIIAVCKLPEIIESELKPQGTFLLLDRISDPGNTGTIIRSAAAFGCSSVILGEGCCFPFTPKVTRASAGANVKESLLYDIDLPSFMLQHSDNSTFIGAEASGGPIEQIKGSAGNTGIVIGSEAHGISEEVRDRLDFTVSIPMKEGVESLNAAVSASILLYVAGSQ, from the coding sequence ATGGAAGGATCACGCTTCGTTGCCGATTATCTCAGGAGTAATGAACCGAAGTGGATCATCCTCTCGGAGGAAGCCACTTCTGCTTCCAGAGCTGTCGCGAATGATGCATCTGAAGCAGGCATTGATGTTCTGGAAATACCTCCGAAATTTTTTTCTGAAATATCAGATACAGCTCACTCCCAGGGAATCATCGCTGTCTGCAAACTACCTGAAATTATAGAGAGCGAATTGAAGCCACAAGGGACTTTTCTCCTGCTGGACAGGATATCCGACCCAGGGAATACAGGTACAATCATTCGATCCGCTGCGGCATTCGGCTGCAGCAGTGTGATTCTGGGCGAAGGCTGCTGCTTTCCCTTCACGCCCAAGGTTACACGTGCATCAGCTGGAGCCAATGTGAAGGAATCTCTTCTGTATGACATTGATCTTCCCTCATTCATGCTGCAGCACTCCGATAACAGTACATTTATAGGAGCTGAAGCTTCCGGCGGCCCCATAGAACAAATTAAAGGCTCAGCTGGTAACACAGGCATAGTTATAGGTTCTGAAGCTCACGGAATCTCAGAAGAAGTTCGTGATCGTCTGGATTTCACTGTCAGCATACCTATGAAAGAAGGAGTGGAATCCCTTAACGCGGCGGTTTCCGCATCAATCCTGTTATATGTTGCGGGAAGTCAATAA
- a CDS encoding methyltransferase domain-containing protein, which produces MKMRKAAGNLLKSVHLLHAGRYTYRKLIGHWKTFHWRILNGTEPAPDGIPYPPPHLCFPVAANYGPVHFFSSGKKGAAAILNILQKNGKNIEDFERILDFGCGCGRIARHWQNLKGPKIYGTDINPKLIDWSRQNLAFGQFSTNGLESALEYADNSFDFVYAVAVFGHFREELQKHWMNELRRVLKPGGFLLITVKGKNRIGELTEKEAARFRSGKLVVIEPEMSGANYCLAYHPDSYFRNILAGDMEILYFELSGSPDTAQDVYLLR; this is translated from the coding sequence ATGAAAATGAGAAAGGCAGCCGGCAATTTATTGAAATCAGTTCACCTTCTACATGCGGGGCGATATACATACAGAAAATTGATCGGACATTGGAAAACCTTCCATTGGCGAATTCTGAATGGTACTGAACCCGCACCGGACGGTATCCCATACCCTCCTCCACACCTTTGTTTTCCCGTAGCTGCTAATTACGGTCCGGTTCATTTTTTCTCCTCAGGGAAGAAAGGAGCCGCAGCAATCCTGAACATTCTTCAAAAGAATGGAAAAAATATCGAAGATTTTGAGAGAATACTCGATTTTGGATGTGGCTGCGGGCGTATTGCAAGACACTGGCAAAACCTTAAGGGGCCGAAGATATACGGTACTGATATTAACCCGAAGCTGATAGACTGGTCCCGACAGAACCTGGCCTTCGGTCAGTTCAGCACAAACGGGCTTGAATCAGCACTGGAATATGCGGACAACAGCTTCGACTTTGTATACGCAGTAGCGGTATTCGGACATTTTCGAGAAGAACTTCAGAAACACTGGATGAACGAACTGCGACGTGTACTCAAACCGGGAGGGTTTCTCCTTATAACTGTCAAGGGAAAAAATCGGATAGGAGAACTCACTGAAAAAGAGGCTGCAAGATTCAGGTCAGGAAAACTCGTTGTGATTGAACCAGAGATGTCCGGGGCGAATTACTGCCTTGCATACCATCCTGACAGCTATTTTCGAAATATTCTTGCAGGTGATATGGAAATCCTCTATTTCGAACTATCAGGTTCACCGGATACCGCGCAGGATGTCTACCTTCTCAGATAG
- a CDS encoding T9SS type A sorting domain-containing protein, with protein MKISIVLSMILTVVCIAAQAVQSDWTQGSGTTGPTGDWGSCFDSCQDISWLAVPGQLALASVQLEETVFHAVDNSFAGAYTVDVGDLNGDGLNDIIGGGSQSPQFCAWYADGSGGWVEGIISSTADSPTGCDIVDIDDDGDPDILCATYYGGRVLLFLNDGSPTPMWTEVVISPSFAGGHDVESFDMDNDDDPDILAAAAEGDRVTWWRNDGGTPIVWHEQDISTSVNYPCRIQACDLNGDGLMDVVASMWLGDNIVAWYGSGGGDPTWTEQLIYYPVYGAHSVRASDVDLDGDPDLIASSLDEGRVLLFRNGGGIPVQWTREVISSQSGCGYARPGDIDGDGDYDVIASSFGSGGAFWYENTAGGTSWMRHPIATDLGSIACSLPADVDGDGDLDAVLTCRGSGRILWYEMAEFKPSGWLISSILDTGENPQWASIDWSCLLPPSTGFSVSYRTSDDPGAMGDWSLPFENPMELSGLLERYFQYRIDIDTSDPSMSPVLESLQLNWDPTGVHGQAESSGLTLTLIGGNPVRGSVIIRLEGNRNCCVELGIYDCSGRLVWSDSRDLEENSEEFLQISNLPDGSYRMYMREASGTVIALPVIVLDR; from the coding sequence ATGAAAATATCGATTGTTCTTTCTATGATTCTGACAGTAGTTTGCATTGCTGCTCAGGCCGTTCAGAGTGACTGGACTCAGGGTTCGGGCACAACTGGACCAACAGGGGACTGGGGCTCCTGCTTCGACAGCTGCCAGGACATTTCCTGGCTCGCTGTTCCCGGCCAGCTGGCCCTGGCTTCGGTGCAGCTTGAGGAGACGGTGTTTCATGCTGTTGATAACTCGTTTGCGGGAGCGTATACCGTTGACGTCGGCGATCTCAACGGAGATGGTCTCAACGACATCATCGGAGGAGGATCCCAGTCGCCTCAATTCTGCGCCTGGTACGCAGATGGCTCCGGCGGATGGGTGGAGGGTATAATTTCCTCAACAGCAGACAGCCCGACCGGCTGTGATATAGTCGACATCGATGACGATGGAGACCCTGATATCCTATGCGCTACCTACTACGGCGGGCGAGTACTGCTTTTCCTTAATGACGGCAGTCCCACTCCCATGTGGACTGAGGTGGTGATCTCCCCGTCCTTCGCGGGTGGACATGATGTAGAAAGTTTCGACATGGATAATGACGATGATCCTGATATTCTCGCCGCAGCTGCGGAGGGCGACAGGGTAACCTGGTGGAGGAATGATGGTGGTACCCCAATAGTGTGGCACGAGCAGGATATTTCAACATCAGTCAACTATCCCTGCAGGATACAGGCTTGCGATCTCAACGGAGATGGTCTTATGGATGTTGTTGCAAGTATGTGGCTTGGCGACAACATAGTTGCATGGTACGGATCCGGTGGGGGAGACCCTACATGGACAGAACAGCTTATCTATTACCCGGTTTACGGAGCCCATTCGGTGAGAGCGTCGGATGTTGATCTGGATGGCGACCCGGATCTTATAGCATCGTCCCTCGACGAAGGCAGAGTCCTTCTGTTCAGGAACGGAGGCGGCATACCTGTCCAATGGACAAGGGAAGTGATCAGCTCTCAGTCGGGCTGCGGCTACGCAAGACCCGGGGATATTGATGGTGACGGAGACTACGATGTTATTGCTTCTTCATTTGGTTCCGGTGGCGCCTTCTGGTATGAAAATACGGCGGGAGGTACTTCCTGGATGAGGCATCCGATAGCCACTGACCTTGGAAGCATAGCCTGCTCGCTACCCGCCGATGTGGACGGTGACGGTGACCTTGATGCAGTACTGACCTGCAGGGGCTCAGGCAGAATCCTGTGGTACGAAATGGCGGAGTTCAAGCCTTCTGGATGGCTTATCAGTTCAATTCTGGATACGGGAGAAAATCCACAGTGGGCAAGTATTGACTGGAGCTGTTTGCTTCCTCCAAGTACCGGTTTTTCTGTAAGCTACCGAACTTCTGATGACCCGGGTGCGATGGGTGACTGGTCACTCCCTTTCGAGAATCCCATGGAACTCAGTGGTCTTCTTGAAAGGTATTTTCAGTACCGGATAGATATAGATACTTCTGATCCCTCGATGTCTCCGGTTCTTGAATCGCTGCAGCTTAACTGGGATCCGACAGGGGTGCATGGCCAGGCTGAATCATCAGGCCTGACACTAACTCTGATCGGCGGTAATCCTGTCAGGGGATCGGTGATTATCCGATTAGAAGGGAACCGGAACTGCTGTGTAGAATTAGGGATCTATGACTGCTCCGGAAGACTGGTATGGTCAGACAGCCGGGATCTGGAAGAAAACTCCGAGGAATTCCTGCAGATATCCAACCTCCCGGATGGATCCTACAGGATGTACATGAGGGAAGCCTCAGGAACAGTTATCGCTCTTCCTGTGATCGTGCTTGATCGATGA
- a CDS encoding T9SS type A sorting domain-containing protein, translating to MGKHIGISTLAGAAVIFLNTIRWKSIVRKHCAAIVFLFLIPFLAQVAIADREVFSDPATYKTTFEDMGSGFLPEGDHLELFKRLIEMETPREETFMDLTSPLPDPGSDLDIAWTFLFYDDAEFPAFNPFLVFSSDAYSSESLKVIVLQDTEDEPTTLWYVHEDSYPVFLEDWGERNMGDWSTLYDFIVWGKANYPADRYILTMYDHGGGWMGACWDYTSYGDFLLMDEIDCAIRKAGGVDILAFTAPCLMGALESAYELRDCVDVYIGSEEITGYIFWWDIIDDICDILNDSSSLSNAEIGSMIIDLVEVNAPIQYIEWLTMSAVDQARIQDFTDPLDELIVYMIQNMGELGPNIQTARNNAWIMGKGGTYTCYETDLYDYLLQITEVETDPFVLDKALEIRQAFTPAIINECHGSSQSRTHGLTIYFPPDAESFNTQYGNVNLDFADNTQWNEFLEAYYDWQQTGIAGGPSVSNPDINVNPNPFTNTTQVTYTCHSSEIVDLTVFDISGRTVRTLTYGMVESGTHNISWDGRNHLGSLVPAGVYICVLKTEKGSVSSAMVILVR from the coding sequence ATGGGCAAACATATTGGCATATCAACACTTGCAGGAGCTGCAGTAATCTTTTTAAATACTATTCGGTGGAAGAGCATAGTTCGGAAACATTGCGCTGCGATTGTATTTCTATTTCTCATACCCTTCCTGGCACAGGTTGCCATTGCTGACAGAGAAGTTTTTTCTGATCCGGCAACGTACAAGACCACTTTCGAGGATATGGGAAGCGGATTCCTGCCTGAAGGAGATCATCTTGAACTCTTCAAACGGCTGATTGAGATGGAGACACCGCGGGAAGAGACGTTCATGGATCTCACCTCACCACTGCCTGATCCTGGCAGCGATCTGGACATAGCGTGGACCTTCCTCTTCTACGACGATGCAGAATTTCCGGCCTTCAATCCATTTTTGGTTTTCTCCAGCGATGCTTACTCATCCGAAAGCCTTAAAGTGATTGTCCTGCAGGACACTGAAGACGAACCAACTACCCTGTGGTATGTCCATGAAGACAGTTATCCGGTATTTCTGGAGGACTGGGGGGAAAGGAATATGGGGGATTGGTCAACACTCTACGACTTCATCGTATGGGGCAAGGCGAACTACCCGGCCGATAGATATATACTGACCATGTACGACCACGGGGGAGGATGGATGGGAGCATGTTGGGATTACACCTCTTATGGTGATTTTCTCCTTATGGACGAGATTGATTGCGCAATCAGAAAAGCCGGTGGGGTAGATATTTTAGCCTTCACCGCCCCTTGCTTAATGGGCGCGCTGGAATCAGCCTACGAACTCCGGGATTGTGTGGATGTCTACATTGGAAGCGAGGAGATAACCGGGTACATCTTCTGGTGGGACATAATTGATGATATCTGCGATATACTCAATGATTCCTCCTCTCTCTCCAATGCGGAGATCGGCAGCATGATAATAGATCTCGTTGAGGTAAACGCTCCTATTCAATACATTGAGTGGCTCACGATGAGCGCTGTTGACCAGGCCAGGATACAGGATTTCACTGACCCTCTGGATGAACTGATAGTGTACATGATACAAAACATGGGCGAACTTGGCCCGAATATTCAGACAGCCCGTAATAATGCCTGGATTATGGGAAAGGGAGGGACTTATACCTGTTACGAAACTGACCTGTACGATTACCTGTTGCAGATCACGGAAGTAGAGACCGATCCCTTTGTTCTTGATAAGGCGCTGGAGATCAGGCAGGCCTTCACTCCTGCTATAATCAACGAGTGTCACGGAAGCTCTCAGTCCAGGACTCACGGTCTGACTATATATTTTCCGCCTGATGCAGAATCTTTCAATACTCAATACGGAAATGTTAATCTGGATTTCGCCGACAACACTCAATGGAATGAATTCCTTGAAGCCTACTACGACTGGCAGCAGACCGGTATCGCAGGGGGCCCTTCCGTCAGCAATCCAGACATTAACGTGAATCCCAATCCATTCACTAACACAACGCAGGTAACATATACATGCCATTCCTCTGAAATTGTTGATCTGACAGTTTTCGATATTTCAGGTCGTACTGTCCGTACACTCACTTATGGTATGGTAGAAAGCGGAACCCACAATATCAGCTGGGATGGTAGAAATCATCTGGGTAGTCTGGTTCCGGCAGGCGTGTACATCTGTGTTCTTAAGACAGAGAAAGGTTCCGTGAGTAGTGCTATGGTCATCCTGGTGAGATAG
- a CDS encoding nitronate monooxygenase family protein, with product MKIPGLTIGDLTIRVPIIQGGMGVSVSKASLASAVSLMGGLGVIASVGLGEDMASTIRFEERSRQALATEIREVKQKGLAVGVNVMVALTNYSDLVEVCAEEGVDVLLSGAGLPLRLPEYVGNSPMKLVPIISSGRAADIVCRTWSKRYSRFPDALVVEGPMAGGHLGFKFEELVDGSAADLETLVHETLVVADRYEQQAGRRIPVIAAGGIYSGADIARFLNLGASGVQMGTRFVATHECDVSDAYKQSYIDATVDDIALIRSPVGMPARVIKTSFVQKSLGEKQKFACFYKCLLTCDADTANYCIALALLNSARGKLDKGFPMCGQNVYRINKIVSVRELMEELVQEAESFLS from the coding sequence ATGAAAATACCGGGTCTTACAATCGGTGATCTGACTATTCGCGTTCCTATTATTCAGGGCGGCATGGGTGTGTCCGTATCAAAGGCTTCACTTGCATCCGCAGTTTCTTTAATGGGCGGCCTCGGTGTCATTGCCAGCGTTGGTCTGGGAGAGGACATGGCTTCTACTATCCGCTTCGAGGAAAGGTCCCGCCAGGCTCTGGCAACCGAGATCAGGGAAGTGAAGCAGAAGGGGCTGGCCGTAGGCGTGAACGTGATGGTGGCGCTCACGAATTACAGTGATCTGGTGGAGGTTTGTGCGGAGGAAGGTGTTGATGTCCTCTTATCCGGTGCCGGTCTTCCCTTGCGTTTACCTGAATATGTTGGCAATTCTCCAATGAAACTTGTACCGATCATTTCGTCAGGACGTGCTGCGGATATCGTATGCAGAACATGGTCCAAAAGATATTCACGATTTCCTGACGCTCTGGTGGTGGAAGGACCGATGGCTGGCGGTCATCTTGGTTTCAAGTTCGAAGAACTGGTGGATGGTTCTGCTGCTGACCTCGAGACGCTGGTGCATGAGACCCTTGTAGTCGCTGATCGATATGAACAACAAGCTGGGCGAAGAATTCCCGTTATAGCAGCGGGTGGCATTTATTCTGGGGCTGATATCGCCAGGTTCCTGAATCTGGGTGCAAGCGGTGTTCAAATGGGCACACGCTTTGTGGCTACACACGAATGTGATGTCTCAGATGCCTACAAGCAGTCGTATATTGACGCAACCGTGGACGACATAGCTTTGATTCGGTCTCCTGTAGGAATGCCCGCACGTGTGATAAAGACATCATTCGTTCAGAAGAGTCTGGGTGAAAAACAGAAATTCGCCTGCTTTTACAAATGCTTACTGACATGCGACGCAGATACGGCAAACTACTGCATCGCGCTTGCGTTGTTAAACTCGGCTCGGGGGAAGCTCGACAAAGGATTTCCTATGTGCGGTCAGAATGTATATAGAATCAACAAGATAGTAAGTGTCAGGGAACTGATGGAGGAATTGGTACAGGAAGCGGAATCTTTTCTTTCCTGA
- a CDS encoding radical SAM protein — translation MQCPGADSLFLRANGNFVCWDDAGSDKILQQYDSDMDMSRILSDSGPCALISKKLAGNILPFSDTCPGCYCLSSRGSPCFNSHVLNVMQVEPSSRCTLECKACATPEERARLQLPHTLSSAVFQKVLQDFSRSGIDIRTFDFSGHGEPMMNPDLWQIVSMARKHYPRAFLSLITNAHGDFEENHAVSGLDQIQFSIDGVDQKSYEKYRVGGNFTKASSYMKSFTGAARSSGSSVRMIWRYILFNHNDSTDQLREAYEMASEFRVHELRFVFTHKGMWSTDLTSAEELRRSLISLGVPSCSIHMDSFKSLRKRQRLSHLLNRNQNLYSIARKLWRKAKRKPSLSTIVTSDFYQLYEPELQQTLDLGSKLLRKGRLRDARALFLHVNKMVQLPVTHNAAYDPEIIYRHLGHSYKRLKTALSNYPTGTAI, via the coding sequence ATGCAATGCCCTGGCGCGGACAGTCTCTTTCTCCGGGCAAACGGTAATTTCGTCTGCTGGGACGATGCGGGAAGTGATAAAATCCTGCAGCAATACGATTCCGATATGGATATGTCACGTATTCTATCAGACAGCGGTCCATGTGCATTGATTTCAAAGAAACTTGCCGGAAACATTTTACCATTTTCCGATACCTGTCCGGGATGCTATTGCCTGTCCTCCCGCGGCTCGCCTTGTTTCAACAGCCATGTACTCAATGTTATGCAGGTTGAACCCTCTTCCAGGTGCACACTGGAATGCAAGGCCTGTGCAACGCCTGAAGAAAGAGCAAGGCTGCAACTGCCCCACACCCTCTCGTCAGCTGTATTCCAGAAAGTGCTACAGGATTTCTCCAGGAGCGGGATAGACATCCGAACATTCGATTTTTCAGGTCATGGAGAGCCTATGATGAATCCTGACCTCTGGCAGATAGTAAGCATGGCCCGAAAACACTATCCCAGAGCGTTTCTCTCTTTAATCACAAACGCTCATGGAGATTTCGAGGAAAATCATGCCGTTTCCGGTCTGGATCAGATCCAGTTTTCCATAGACGGTGTGGACCAGAAGAGCTACGAAAAATACAGAGTTGGTGGAAACTTTACGAAAGCATCCAGTTACATGAAATCCTTCACAGGAGCTGCCAGATCATCCGGATCATCCGTTCGCATGATCTGGCGATATATCCTTTTCAACCACAATGACAGTACTGACCAGCTCAGAGAGGCCTATGAAATGGCTTCTGAATTCAGAGTTCACGAACTTCGCTTCGTGTTCACTCATAAAGGAATGTGGTCCACCGATCTTACTTCCGCTGAGGAACTGCGAAGAAGTCTTATCAGTCTGGGTGTGCCATCATGCAGTATTCATATGGACTCTTTCAAATCTCTCCGCAAAAGACAGAGACTGAGCCACTTACTGAATCGTAATCAGAACCTGTACAGCATAGCACGGAAACTATGGAGGAAAGCGAAAAGAAAGCCTTCTCTCAGTACGATAGTAACATCTGACTTCTATCAACTGTACGAACCGGAACTTCAGCAAACCCTCGACCTTGGAAGTAAATTGCTCCGGAAGGGGAGGTTGAGGGATGCGAGGGCACTGTTCTTACATGTCAATAAAATGGTACAATTACCGGTAACTCACAACGCAGCCTATGATCCAGAGATAATTTACAGACATTTGGGGCACTCATACAAACGACTGAAAACCGCACTGAGTAATTACCCGACTGGAACAGCGATATAG